A genomic window from Centroberyx gerrardi isolate f3 chromosome 14, fCenGer3.hap1.cur.20231027, whole genome shotgun sequence includes:
- the LOC139924484 gene encoding isocitrate dehydrogenase [NAD] subunit gamma, mitochondrial-like, translating to MAIRRNGVALKGNIETNHNLPPSYKSRNSLLRTTLDLFANVMHCQSLPGVKTRHRNIDIMIIRENTEGEYSSLEHENVPGVVECLKIITRTKSLRIADYAFRTARERGRSRVTAVHKANIMKLGDGLFLECCKEVASGYPEITFDSMIVDNTTMQLVSKPQQFDVMVMPNLYGNVVSNVCAGLVGGPGLVPGANYGEDYAVFETGTRNTGKSIANRNTANPTAMLLASCLLLDHLKLHAYASMIRRAIIATVTETQLHTADLGGQGSTSEVVKSIMKDIQSTGPLTLSI from the exons ATGGCTATCAGACGCAACGGAGTTGCCCTCAAAG GTAACATTGAGACCAATCACAACCTGCCACCCTCCTATAAGTCAAGGAACAGCCTGCTCCG CACCACTCTGGACCTGTTCGCCAACGTGATGCACTGCCAGTCTCTGCCTGGGGTGAAGACGCGCCACAGAAACATCGACATCATGATCATCAGGGAGAACACTGAGGGAGAGTACAGCAGCCTGGAGcacgag aatGTACCGGGCGTTGTTGAATGTCTGAAGATCATCACCAGGACCAAATCTTTGCGCATCGCTGACTACGCGTTCAGAACGGCTCGGGAGAGAGGACGCAGCCGAGTCACCGCTGTACACAAAGCGAACATCAT GAAGCTGGGTGACGGCCTCTTCCTGGAGTGCTGTAAGGAGGTTGCCAGCGGTTACCCCGAAATCACCTTTGACAGCATGATTGTAGATAACACCACCATGCAG ctggTGTCCAAGCCCCAGCagtttgatgtgatggtcatgCCCAACCTGTACGGGAACGTGGTGAGCAACGTGTGCGCTGGCCTGGTCGGCGGGCCGGGCCTCGTACCCGGGGCCAACTATGGAGAGGACTATGCCGTGTTCGAGACG GGCACCAGGAACACGGGGAAGAGCATCGCCAACCGCAACACAGCGAACCCCACAGCCATGCTGCTGGCCTCCTGTCTGCTGCTGGATCACCTGAAGCTCCATGCCTATGCCAGCATGATCCGCAGAGCCATCATCGCCACCGTCACCGAGACACAG CTGCACACTGCTGACCTGGGAGGCCAAGGCTCCACCTCTGAAGTGGTCAAGTCCATCATGAAGGACATCCAGAGCACTGGGCCCCTGACACTGAGCatctag
- the LOC139924462 gene encoding vasopressin V2 receptor-like, which translates to MHTHTHTAWTGLVCAAADHVVLVPTDASRDAEVEDEVSMMSVSLVTDSYPSSDWSVVSVTPAVTNVTERERDALLAVAEVVLLAVILVMALLGNGLVLVVLLRRRRHHNPLHQFMLNLCLADLVVALFQVLPQLVWDARGRFPGPDFLCRLVKYLQVLGMFASSYMIVAMTVDRHYAICCPLQAHRSGATQRWNTFILLAWGLSLLLSLPQVFIFSRSEVAPGVYECWGHFAESWGLKAYVTWMTLAVFILPVLVITVCQVRIFMEIHNNLYLKSERRLSPASLPPSRRDSHRGGGGASRGRCSSSLYALPTTFDNHGSHTSFDPVSTYQNLPMGPLRSPSIASHSPPAVCCPTRALALAPAQAKPPPARGGGVTAAMSKTVRMTLVIVLVYSLCWAPFFSVQLWAAWDPNPPLNGAVFTLLMLLASLNSCTNPWIYSAFSSSVSPELRLLLLCRSHTQRRGSIPNDSTTTHTSNY; encoded by the exons atgcacacacacactcacacagcatgGACGGGACTagtgtgtgcagcagcagatCATGTTGTCCTGGTTCCTACAGATGCTTCACGGGACGCTGAGGTCGAGGACGAGGTGA gcATGATGTCAGTCTCCTTGGTAACAGACTCATATCCATCCAGTGATTGGTCCGTGGTCTCTGTGACCCCGGCGGTGACCAACGTCACCGAGCGGGAGCGGGACGCCCTGCTGGCGGTGGCCGAGGTGGTGCTGCTGGCGGTCATCTTGGTGATGGCGCTGCTCGGCAACGGGCTGGTGTTGGTGGTGTTGCTAAGGCGCAGACGACACCACAACCCGCTCCACCAGTTCATGCTCAACCTCTGTCTGGCTGACCTGGTGGTGGCACTGTTCCAG gtGTTGCCCCAGCTGGTGTGGGATGCCAGGGGCCGGTTTCCTGGCCCCGACTTCCTCTGTCGCCTGGTGAAATACCTCCAGGTCCTCGGGATGTTCGCCTCCTCCTACATGATCGTGGCCATGACGGTGGACCGCCACTACGCCAtctgctgccccctgcaggCGCACCGCAGCGGGGCCACGCAGCGCTGGAACACGTTCATATTGCTGGCCTGGGGGCTGTCGCTGCTGCTCAGCCTGCCacag GTGTTCATCTTCTCTCGTTCGGAAGTGGCCCCGGGGGTGTACGAGTGTTGGGGCCACTTCGCTGAGTCCTGGGGCCTCAAGGCCTACGTGACCTGGATGACCCTGGCTGTCTTCATCCTCCCCGTCCTCGTCATCACCGTCTGCCAG GTGCGAATCTTCATGGAGATCCACAACAATCTGTACCTGAAGTCGGAGCGCCGCCtctcccccgcctccctccccccGTCCAGACGGGACagccacagaggaggaggaggagccagcaGAGGGAGGTGCAGCAGCTCCCTGTATGCTCTGCCCACCACCTTCGATAACCATGGAAGTCACACCAGCTTTGACCCTGTATCTACCTATCAGAACCTGCCGATGGGCCCCCTGAGGTCCCCCAGCATTGCTTCACATT cgccccctgctgtctGCTGCCCCACCCGGGCCCTGGCCCTGGCCCCGGCCCAGGCCAAACCCCCCCCCGCCCGGGGCGGAGGGGTGACGGCAGCCATGTCGAAGACAGTGAGGATGACGCTGGTCATAGTGCTGGTCTACTCGCTCTGCTGGGCCCCCTTCTTCAGCGTACAGCTGTGGGCCGCATGGGACCCCAACCCACCGCTGAACG gcgcgGTGTTCAccctgctgatgctgctggccAGTCTGAACTCGTGCACCAACCCCTGGATCTACTCGGCCTTCTCCAGCAGCGTCTCTCCGGAGCTtcgcctgctgctgctctgccgcTCGCACACACAGCGCCGGGGCTCCATACCAAACGActccaccaccacacacacctccaactactga